From Bacillus sp. Bos-x628, the proteins below share one genomic window:
- a CDS encoding prephenate dehydrogenase, whose amino-acid sequence MNDANETILIAGLGLIGGSIALSIKKEYPHKKIVGYDVSDEQMVAGTKLGIIDETTASFMEGLKKATTIILATPVQQTIKMLNDIAASGIERELTITDVGSTKQKVVHFAEKTMPPHYQFIGGHPMAGSHKSGVIAAKDFLFENAFYILTPTNRTSREAVDRLKDLLKGTNAHFIEMTPEEHDAVTSVISHFPHIVAASLVHQAHHFEEQFPLVKRFAAGGFRDITRIASSNPAMWRDILIHNKNKILDRFHEWKKEIDRIESFVQKEDAEGLYSYFQDAKEYRDGLPLRKKGAIPAFYDLYVDVPDHPGVISEITGHLASENISITNIRIIETREDINGILRISFQTDDDRKRAEICIKNRANYDTFYAD is encoded by the coding sequence ATGAACGATGCAAATGAAACAATCTTAATCGCTGGACTAGGTTTAATTGGTGGTTCAATTGCACTGTCTATCAAAAAAGAATACCCCCATAAAAAAATTGTAGGCTACGATGTTTCTGATGAGCAAATGGTTGCTGGTACAAAACTTGGGATTATTGATGAAACAACAGCTTCATTTATGGAAGGCCTAAAAAAAGCGACAACCATTATTTTAGCAACACCGGTACAACAAACCATCAAAATGCTAAATGATATTGCAGCATCTGGTATTGAGAGAGAACTTACAATTACTGATGTCGGGAGCACGAAGCAAAAGGTAGTTCATTTTGCTGAAAAAACAATGCCTCCTCATTATCAATTTATTGGTGGGCATCCAATGGCAGGTTCTCATAAATCAGGTGTTATTGCAGCCAAAGATTTCTTATTTGAGAACGCATTTTATATTTTAACGCCAACAAATAGAACGAGTCGTGAAGCTGTTGATCGTTTGAAGGATCTATTAAAAGGAACAAATGCCCACTTTATTGAAATGACTCCAGAAGAACATGATGCCGTTACAAGTGTCATTAGTCACTTCCCGCACATAGTGGCTGCAAGTCTTGTTCATCAAGCGCATCATTTTGAAGAACAATTTCCGCTTGTGAAACGTTTTGCAGCTGGAGGCTTTCGAGATATTACCCGTATTGCTTCAAGTAATCCTGCGATGTGGCGAGATATCCTCATACACAACAAAAACAAAATTTTGGATCGCTTTCATGAATGGAAAAAAGAAATTGACCGCATTGAATCCTTTGTTCAAAAAGAAGATGCCGAAGGTCTATACTCCTATTTTCAAGATGCAAAGGAATATCGTGACGGGCTTCCTTTGAGGAAAAAAGGAGCAATACCTGCTTTTTATGATCTTTACGTTGATGTTCCTGATCATCCCGGTGTCATTTCGGAGATTACGGGTCATTTAGCTAGTGAAAATATTAGTATTACAAATATACGCATTATTGAAACGCGCGAAGACATTAACGGTATTTTAAGAATTAGTTTTCAAACAGATGATGATCGCAAGCGGGCAGAAATCTGTATAAAAAATAGAGCGAATTACGATACATTTTATGCTGACTGA
- the trpB gene encoding tryptophan synthase subunit beta → MYAYPNEIGRYGEFGGKFVPETLMQPLEEIERAFRELKKNPSFQKEYIDLLQNYSGRPTALTYADQLSKHLGGAKIYLKREDLNHTGAHKINNALGQALLAKKMGKSKIIAETGAGQHGVAAATVAAKFGLSCIVFMGEEDVERQSLNVFRMKLLGADVIPVTAGNGTLKDATNEAIRYWVQHCSDHFYMIGSVVGPHPYPQIVSEFQRMIGDEARAQLLEKEGQLPHKVIACVGGGSNAIGMYRAFLDDDVDIIGVEAAGKGIDTPLHAATITKGTKGVIHGSLTYLIQDEFGQIIEPYSISAGLDYPGIGPEHAYLHESGRVQYVSATDQEALNALKLLTEKEGILPAIESAHALAKAFDMSRDMNQDDIILICLSGRGDKDVQTLMNVLESEDETNDHI, encoded by the coding sequence ATGTACGCATATCCAAATGAGATTGGCAGATACGGAGAATTCGGGGGCAAATTTGTTCCCGAGACACTCATGCAGCCACTGGAGGAAATCGAAAGAGCTTTTCGTGAATTAAAAAAAAATCCATCTTTTCAAAAGGAGTATATAGACCTTTTACAAAACTATTCCGGCAGGCCGACTGCCCTCACATATGCTGATCAACTATCAAAACACCTCGGCGGTGCGAAAATTTACTTAAAAAGAGAAGATTTAAATCATACGGGTGCTCATAAAATTAACAATGCCCTTGGTCAAGCACTGCTTGCAAAGAAAATGGGAAAGTCAAAAATTATCGCTGAGACAGGAGCAGGTCAGCATGGTGTAGCAGCTGCAACAGTTGCCGCAAAGTTTGGACTATCCTGCATCGTTTTTATGGGAGAAGAAGATGTGGAAAGACAATCACTGAATGTTTTCCGAATGAAACTGCTTGGCGCTGATGTCATACCTGTCACCGCCGGAAATGGCACACTGAAAGATGCGACAAATGAAGCCATTCGCTATTGGGTGCAGCATTGCAGTGACCATTTTTATATGATTGGATCAGTTGTTGGTCCTCATCCATATCCTCAAATCGTCAGCGAATTCCAGCGAATGATCGGTGATGAGGCGAGAGCTCAGCTTCTTGAAAAAGAAGGTCAGCTTCCTCATAAGGTCATTGCTTGTGTTGGCGGTGGAAGTAATGCAATTGGAATGTATCGAGCTTTCTTAGATGATGATGTTGATATCATTGGTGTAGAAGCGGCTGGGAAAGGAATAGATACACCGCTGCATGCAGCTACTATAACGAAAGGGACAAAAGGTGTCATTCATGGATCTTTGACATATTTGATTCAAGATGAATTTGGTCAAATCATTGAGCCATATTCAATCTCTGCTGGATTAGACTATCCAGGCATCGGACCAGAACACGCATACTTACATGAGAGCGGAAGAGTTCAATATGTGAGTGCCACAGATCAAGAAGCGCTAAATGCTTTGAAATTGCTGACAGAAAAAGAAGGAATTTTGCCAGCGATTGAATCAGCACATGCCTTAGCGAAAGCATTTGATATGAGTCGTGACATGAATCAAGATGACATCATCCTTATCTGCTTGTCAGGAAGAGGGGATAAAGATGTCCAGACTTTGATGAATGTGCTTGAAAGTGAGGATGAAACAAATGATCACATTTAA
- the trpE gene encoding anthranilate synthase component I, translated as MNFQSNLTQFLQDSLSYKTIPIVETITVDTISPIQIVEKLNHDIVYLLESKDESSSWSRYSFIGLHPFLTLQEKQHQYIALDAAGQEVMQKSELKDLLDWMNDHYQIKTPDVDIPFTGGAVGYLGYDLIPSIEPSVRSHAKASTSDNCTLFVCQTMIAFDHKTNHVYFIQYTQLTGNETEDEKIQAYNKNHEKLKKMIQQLHMQIDMKELILSGNLNEPPSFDQVTSTYEKAQFLNDVEKIKEYIRAGDIFQGVLSQRFDMPVTVSSFELYRVLRIVNPSPYMYFIKLKDRDLVGSSPERLIHARNGHLEIHPIAGTRRRGATKEEDAALAKELLHDEKEKAEHYMLVDLARNDVGRVAEYGSVSVPVFTKVVNFSHVMHMISIVTGKLKQDTHPVDALMSAFPAGTLTGAPKIRAMQLLNEMEPEPRETYGGCIAYIGFDGNIDSCITIRTMSIQNNTASIQAGAGIVADSVPENEWEETCNKAGALLKAIQLAEHIFSEKESVQDESTAISSR; from the coding sequence ATGAATTTTCAATCAAACCTTACCCAATTTTTACAAGATAGTCTATCTTACAAAACAATCCCCATTGTTGAAACCATTACAGTGGATACGATCTCACCTATTCAAATTGTTGAGAAGCTCAATCATGACATTGTGTATCTGTTAGAAAGCAAGGATGAGTCTTCTAGCTGGTCAAGATATTCTTTCATTGGTTTACATCCATTTTTAACATTACAAGAGAAACAGCACCAATATATTGCGCTTGATGCCGCAGGGCAGGAGGTGATGCAAAAGTCAGAGCTGAAAGATTTACTAGACTGGATGAATGACCATTATCAAATCAAGACACCAGACGTTGACATTCCGTTTACGGGAGGAGCTGTTGGCTACTTAGGTTATGATCTCATACCTAGCATTGAACCATCCGTCAGGTCGCATGCAAAAGCATCGACATCAGATAACTGTACATTGTTTGTCTGTCAAACCATGATTGCATTTGACCATAAAACCAACCATGTCTATTTTATTCAATATACTCAACTGACAGGGAATGAAACAGAGGACGAAAAAATACAAGCATACAACAAAAATCATGAGAAGCTCAAAAAAATGATTCAACAGCTCCACATGCAAATTGACATGAAAGAATTAATTTTATCAGGGAATCTAAATGAACCGCCGTCCTTTGATCAGGTCACCTCCACTTATGAAAAAGCGCAATTTTTAAACGATGTAGAAAAAATAAAGGAATACATTAGAGCCGGTGATATTTTTCAAGGGGTTCTCTCACAGCGTTTTGATATGCCCGTGACCGTGAGTTCATTTGAATTGTATCGTGTCCTTCGGATTGTGAATCCTTCACCGTATATGTATTTTATTAAATTGAAAGATCGTGACTTAGTAGGCAGCTCTCCAGAACGATTAATACATGCGAGAAATGGACATTTAGAAATTCATCCAATCGCCGGAACAAGAAGAAGAGGGGCGACAAAAGAAGAGGATGCTGCACTTGCAAAAGAGCTGCTCCATGATGAAAAAGAAAAAGCAGAGCATTACATGCTAGTAGATCTTGCAAGAAATGATGTAGGGCGCGTCGCTGAATATGGGAGTGTATCAGTCCCAGTCTTCACAAAAGTGGTGAACTTTTCACATGTCATGCACATGATCTCAATTGTGACAGGAAAACTGAAGCAGGATACTCATCCAGTAGACGCATTAATGTCAGCCTTTCCGGCTGGGACATTAACAGGTGCACCTAAAATTAGAGCCATGCAATTATTAAATGAGATGGAGCCAGAGCCAAGAGAAACGTATGGCGGTTGTATTGCCTATATTGGGTTTGACGGTAATATTGATTCCTGCATCACCATTCGAACCATGAGTATTCAAAACAATACCGCATCCATACAGGCAGGTGCAGGTATTGTAGCTGATTCTGTTCCTGAAAACGAGTGGGAAGAGACGTGCAACAAAGCTGGAGCGCTACTTAAAGCGATTCAACTTGCTGAACATATTTTCTCAGAAAAGGAGAGTGTGCAAGATGAATCAACGGCTATTAGCTCTCGTTAA
- the trpC gene encoding indole-3-glycerol phosphate synthase TrpC gives MLDQIIARKKEHVQTLQLPVDGKYERRSFKDALMNPHRFIGLIAEVKKASPSKGIIQPNFDPLQIAKAYETSKADCLSVLTDEPFFQGKNEYLSLIKEHVSLPILRKDFIIDSIQVEESKRIGADAILLIGEVLETQKLYELYTEAKEKDLDVLVEVHAAKTLSNILDVFTPEMIGVNNRNLNTFTTTIEQTKEIAPLVPDDVMLVSESGIQTFGDLTFVKEQGARAVLVGESFMRESSQEKAVRTLFGE, from the coding sequence ATGCTTGATCAAATTATTGCTCGTAAAAAAGAACATGTCCAAACGCTACAATTACCTGTTGATGGAAAGTATGAAAGGCGGTCATTTAAAGATGCACTGATGAATCCTCATCGCTTTATAGGGCTCATTGCTGAGGTGAAAAAAGCATCTCCTTCCAAAGGAATCATTCAGCCAAATTTCGATCCTCTTCAAATAGCGAAAGCATACGAAACATCAAAAGCAGATTGTTTATCTGTACTGACCGATGAGCCCTTTTTTCAAGGGAAAAATGAGTACCTATCTCTCATTAAGGAGCATGTCTCATTACCGATTTTAAGAAAGGATTTTATCATTGATTCAATACAAGTAGAGGAGTCAAAACGTATAGGTGCAGACGCAATTTTATTGATTGGAGAAGTGCTTGAGACGCAAAAGCTGTATGAGCTGTACACTGAAGCAAAAGAAAAAGACCTTGATGTTCTTGTTGAAGTTCATGCGGCAAAAACGCTAAGTAACATTTTAGATGTATTTACCCCAGAGATGATCGGAGTGAACAATCGGAATTTAAATACGTTTACGACGACAATCGAGCAAACAAAGGAGATTGCTCCTCTTGTGCCAGATGATGTCATGCTGGTGAGTGAAAGCGGCATCCAGACATTTGGTGATTTAACTTTTGTTAAAGAGCAAGGAGCTAGAGCGGTTCTTGTTGGCGAATCTTTCATGAGGGAAAGTTCACAAGAAAAAGCCGTCAGGACATTGTTTGGTGAATGA
- the aroA gene encoding 3-phosphoshikimate 1-carboxyvinyltransferase has product MKIHKTAPMNGEIHIPGDKSISHRSVMLGAIAEGTTVVKNFLPGADCLSTIDCFRKMGVDIQQNGSDVVIHGKGLDKLKEPSEILDVGNSGTTIRLMMGILAGCEFHSTLIGDESIAKRPMKRVTDPLKQFGAKIDGRANGEYTPLSIRGGNLKAISYESPVASAQIKSAVLLAGLQAKGTTTLTEPHKSRDHTERMLSMFGVTLHEDAQSVSIEGGQTLNSTEVFVPGDISSAAFFLVAGSIVPNSRIVLKNVGLNHTRTGILDVLKQMGANLEINEVDTKGGEPYGDLTISTSSLKGIEISGDMISRLIDEIPVIALLATQAEGTTIIKDAAELKVKETNRIDTVVSELKKLGADIEATDDGMRIHGKTNLKGGVVVSSYGDHRIGMMLGIAACITDQEIDIEDTEAVRVSYPNFFEHIEYLTKTV; this is encoded by the coding sequence ATGAAAATTCATAAAACCGCTCCAATGAATGGAGAAATTCATATTCCAGGTGACAAATCCATCTCTCACAGATCGGTGATGTTGGGTGCAATTGCTGAAGGGACAACAGTGGTGAAAAACTTTCTCCCTGGAGCAGATTGTTTAAGTACGATTGATTGTTTTAGAAAGATGGGCGTAGACATTCAGCAAAATGGTTCGGATGTTGTCATTCATGGAAAGGGTCTTGATAAACTGAAGGAGCCAAGCGAAATTCTCGACGTTGGCAATTCCGGCACAACCATTCGGTTAATGATGGGTATTTTAGCTGGCTGTGAGTTTCACAGTACACTCATCGGTGACGAGAGTATTGCCAAAAGGCCAATGAAACGTGTTACGGACCCACTTAAACAATTTGGCGCCAAGATTGATGGCAGGGCCAATGGCGAGTATACACCACTTTCCATCCGTGGAGGGAATTTAAAGGCAATTTCCTATGAATCTCCAGTTGCAAGTGCGCAAATTAAATCGGCTGTCCTTTTAGCTGGACTTCAAGCAAAAGGAACGACAACGTTAACTGAACCACACAAATCAAGAGATCATACGGAAAGAATGCTCTCAATGTTTGGTGTGACATTACATGAAGATGCGCAAAGTGTTTCGATTGAAGGTGGACAAACGTTAAATTCAACTGAAGTTTTTGTACCTGGAGACATTTCTTCTGCTGCATTTTTCCTAGTTGCTGGCTCAATTGTTCCAAATAGCCGTATTGTGTTAAAGAATGTCGGTTTAAACCATACAAGAACTGGCATACTTGACGTGCTTAAACAAATGGGTGCAAACTTAGAAATCAATGAAGTCGATACCAAGGGTGGAGAGCCTTATGGTGATTTGACGATTTCTACTTCTTCATTAAAGGGCATTGAAATTTCTGGAGATATGATCTCTAGGCTCATTGATGAAATTCCAGTCATTGCGCTCCTTGCTACTCAAGCGGAAGGGACTACAATAATAAAAGATGCTGCAGAGTTAAAAGTAAAAGAAACAAATAGAATTGATACGGTTGTTTCAGAATTGAAAAAGCTTGGTGCTGATATTGAAGCTACGGATGATGGAATGCGAATTCATGGGAAAACCAACCTTAAAGGCGGTGTGGTTGTCTCAAGCTACGGTGATCATCGAATTGGGATGATGTTAGGTATTGCAGCATGCATAACAGATCAAGAAATTGACATTGAAGATACTGAAGCAGTCCGTGTATCTTACCCGAATTTCTTTGAACACATTGAATATTTAACGAAAACAGTCTGA
- the aroH gene encoding chorismate mutase, which yields MMFRGIRGATTVTEDTEVEVVNKTKQLLEAIISKNQVEPERVVQILISATQDIHSVFPAKALRQFEGWTYVPVTCMQELDINGGLKHCIRVLMTVQTDMKQEDIEHVYLEEAVTLRPDLQLTKNKEL from the coding sequence ATGATGTTTCGCGGAATACGTGGGGCTACAACTGTGACAGAAGATACAGAAGTAGAAGTTGTAAATAAAACGAAACAACTGTTAGAAGCGATTATTTCAAAAAACCAAGTGGAACCAGAACGTGTTGTGCAGATTTTAATTTCTGCTACTCAAGATATTCACTCCGTTTTCCCAGCAAAAGCACTTCGCCAGTTTGAGGGCTGGACGTATGTCCCTGTTACTTGTATGCAGGAACTGGACATCAATGGAGGGCTGAAGCATTGCATTCGGGTGTTAATGACAGTCCAAACGGATATGAAGCAGGAAGACATAGAGCACGTGTATTTAGAAGAAGCAGTGACGCTTCGCCCTGATTTACAGTTGACAAAAAACAAGGAATTATAA
- the trpD gene encoding anthranilate phosphoribosyltransferase: protein MNQRLLALVNGALLTEKEASLLMHDMMSGSLSDAEVAASLSILAHRGETSEEMTGFVKAMRQNVAPMDESLDVVDTCGTGGDGLSTFNISTAAAIVASAAGAKIAKHGNRSVSSKSGSADVLECLGIQIQSTPEETRRQIQQKNMGFLFAPLYYSSIKQVTTVRKQLGFRTVFNLIGPLCHPMQAKKQIIGVYSKEKAKLMAKALAPLEPEHVLFVSGEDGLDELTITANSYVIELKKHVMKEYTLNPVDFGLKKGQLSDIQVNSPEESAHIIQNILNRQIEGAPLHITALNAGAALYVAGKTDSLMAGTLKALETIENGSAKEQLDRLKQKKKEGKIYA, encoded by the coding sequence ATGAATCAACGGCTATTAGCTCTCGTTAATGGGGCTCTTTTAACTGAAAAAGAAGCAAGCTTGTTGATGCACGATATGATGAGCGGCTCTTTATCAGATGCTGAAGTTGCGGCAAGTCTATCCATCTTAGCTCATAGAGGAGAAACATCAGAAGAGATGACAGGTTTTGTGAAAGCGATGAGACAGAATGTAGCTCCAATGGATGAATCTCTTGATGTCGTTGATACGTGCGGCACTGGAGGAGATGGCTTATCGACGTTTAACATATCGACAGCCGCTGCCATTGTAGCCTCTGCTGCCGGTGCTAAAATTGCGAAACACGGAAATCGTTCTGTATCTTCCAAAAGCGGGAGTGCCGACGTACTAGAATGTCTTGGCATCCAAATACAATCAACACCTGAAGAAACAAGACGACAAATACAACAGAAAAATATGGGATTTTTATTTGCACCGCTCTATTATTCATCCATAAAACAGGTAACAACAGTTCGTAAGCAGCTCGGATTTCGGACGGTATTTAATCTTATAGGCCCGCTTTGTCATCCAATGCAAGCCAAAAAGCAAATCATCGGTGTGTACTCAAAAGAAAAAGCAAAGTTAATGGCTAAAGCCCTTGCTCCTTTAGAGCCAGAACATGTCCTATTTGTTAGCGGAGAAGATGGGCTAGATGAATTAACCATTACAGCAAATTCGTATGTGATTGAACTGAAGAAACATGTGATGAAAGAGTATACGCTCAATCCAGTCGACTTTGGATTGAAAAAAGGACAATTATCAGACATACAAGTAAATTCACCAGAAGAGAGTGCACACATTATTCAGAATATATTGAATCGTCAAATAGAAGGGGCGCCGCTTCATATTACAGCTCTGAATGCAGGTGCCGCTTTATATGTGGCAGGAAAGACAGATAGTCTCATGGCAGGAACATTAAAAGCCTTAGAAACCATCGAAAACGGTTCAGCGAAAGAACAATTAGACCGTTTAAAACAAAAAAAGAAAGAGGGAAAAATCTATGCTTGA
- the trpA gene encoding tryptophan synthase subunit alpha, whose product MITFNLKQEEKLFIPFITAGDPAAHITIDLAIALQSAGAHAIELGVPYSDPLADGPVIQRASKRALNHGMNIVKAIELAGEMKKNGVKIPVILFTYYNPVLQLDTEYFFALLRKNHISGLLTPDLPFEESSELQANCRIHDISYISLVAPTSKERLEKIVEKAEGFVYCVSSLGVTGVRQSFDASISDFIQQVKQLSQIPVAVGFGISTRDQVESMNDISDGVVVGSALVKKIEELQGQLQSINTRQEALREFETYAKTFSPLYSFK is encoded by the coding sequence ATGATCACATTTAATCTAAAGCAAGAAGAAAAATTATTTATCCCATTTATCACTGCAGGAGATCCGGCTGCACACATCACAATTGATCTAGCAATAGCCCTTCAATCAGCTGGTGCACATGCAATAGAACTAGGGGTTCCTTATTCCGATCCGTTAGCAGATGGTCCTGTCATTCAAAGAGCTTCAAAGAGAGCTTTAAATCATGGCATGAATATCGTAAAAGCGATAGAATTAGCAGGAGAGATGAAAAAAAACGGGGTGAAAATTCCTGTAATCCTATTTACGTATTATAATCCTGTGTTACAATTAGATACAGAATACTTTTTCGCTTTACTGCGCAAAAATCATATTTCGGGACTCTTGACACCCGACTTACCGTTTGAAGAGAGCAGCGAGTTACAGGCGAACTGTCGAATACATGATATCTCATATATTTCACTCGTTGCACCAACAAGCAAAGAACGACTGGAAAAAATCGTAGAGAAGGCAGAAGGTTTTGTGTATTGTGTTTCATCTCTTGGTGTAACAGGTGTCAGACAATCCTTTGACGCATCCATTTCTGATTTTATTCAACAAGTGAAACAGTTAAGTCAAATCCCGGTTGCTGTAGGTTTTGGCATTTCAACAAGAGACCAAGTAGAGTCAATGAATGATATCAGTGACGGTGTGGTTGTGGGTAGCGCACTTGTAAAAAAAATTGAAGAGCTTCAAGGGCAGTTGCAGTCAATCAATACACGTCAAGAAGCTTTAAGAGAATTTGAAACATATGCAAAAACATTTAGTCCCCTCTATTCATTCAAATGA
- the hisC gene encoding histidinol-phosphate transaminase, translating into MQIKEQLKQLKPYQPGKPIEEVKKEYQLEKIVKLASNENPFGCSELAKEAIQAELEQLAIYPDGYSASLRAELAEFLHINEKQLIFGNGSDELVQIIARAFLDQHTNTVIPSPSFPQYRHNAVIENAEIREVPLLEGGDHDLQGMLDAIDANTKVVWVCNPNNPTGNHLSEKELVAFLDQVPAHVLVVLDEAYFEYVRADDFPNSVSLLNSYQNVIVLRTFSKAYGLAALRVGYGIASEELISSIEPAREPFNTSRIAQAAARAAITDQDFIQSCRQKNEAGLMQYHEFAERFGLFIYPSQTNFVLIDFKRDADELFNALLKKGYIVRSGKALGFPTSLRITVGTKEQNEEILSTLANLLQGIRA; encoded by the coding sequence TTGCAAATTAAGGAACAATTAAAACAGCTCAAACCGTATCAACCTGGGAAACCAATCGAAGAAGTAAAAAAAGAATATCAATTAGAAAAAATTGTGAAACTGGCTTCAAATGAAAACCCTTTTGGCTGTTCAGAACTTGCAAAAGAGGCCATTCAAGCCGAGCTTGAACAATTAGCAATTTATCCTGATGGGTATAGTGCGAGTCTAAGAGCTGAACTGGCTGAATTTCTTCATATAAATGAAAAACAATTAATATTTGGGAATGGCTCTGATGAACTTGTGCAAATTATTGCGAGAGCATTTCTTGACCAACATACAAATACAGTCATCCCTTCTCCATCATTTCCACAATATCGTCACAATGCAGTGATTGAGAATGCAGAAATTCGAGAAGTGCCTCTTTTAGAAGGTGGCGACCACGATCTACAAGGGATGTTAGATGCCATTGATGCTAATACGAAGGTAGTTTGGGTATGTAATCCAAATAACCCGACTGGTAATCATTTATCAGAAAAAGAGCTTGTGGCGTTTTTAGATCAAGTACCGGCACATGTACTTGTTGTATTAGATGAAGCGTATTTTGAGTATGTTCGGGCGGACGATTTTCCAAATAGTGTATCATTATTAAACTCATATCAAAATGTCATCGTACTTCGTACGTTTTCTAAAGCATATGGACTTGCTGCACTTCGAGTAGGTTATGGGATTGCGTCAGAGGAGCTTATTTCCTCAATTGAACCTGCTAGAGAGCCGTTTAATACAAGCCGTATTGCACAGGCAGCTGCGCGTGCAGCAATAACCGATCAAGACTTTATTCAATCATGCAGACAGAAAAACGAAGCAGGTCTTATGCAATATCATGAATTTGCTGAACGTTTTGGTTTGTTTATTTATCCATCTCAAACCAACTTTGTCTTAATTGATTTTAAAAGAGATGCGGATGAATTGTTCAATGCACTATTGAAAAAAGGATATATAGTTCGTTCTGGTAAAGCGCTTGGTTTCCCAACATCTCTGCGTATTACCGTTGGCACAAAAGAGCAAAATGAAGAAATCCTAAGTACGCTTGCAAATTTATTACAAGGCATTCGAGCGTAG
- a CDS encoding phosphoribosylanthranilate isomerase: MTVMKPYMKYCGAASREDVECISQSRGDAIGFIFAPSKRQVQPDQVKHWLEQTKCSKDVVGVFVNEEINRICEITSKIPLSIVQLHGDETPEEAQEIKQQTEAIVWKVFHHEPHLLATLEKMTNYAPVVDGFLIDAKVKGIRGGSGTAFAWEAVPAYVQHAKRLKKTCAIAGGVTPASITKLLDYGPKAIDLSSGIEENGKKSSAKIKALEERMFSYVRISK; the protein is encoded by the coding sequence ATGACGGTGATGAAGCCATATATGAAATATTGCGGTGCTGCATCACGAGAAGATGTCGAGTGCATCTCACAATCTCGCGGAGATGCCATAGGATTTATCTTTGCACCAAGTAAAAGGCAAGTACAGCCAGATCAAGTGAAACACTGGTTAGAACAAACAAAGTGCAGTAAAGATGTTGTAGGTGTGTTTGTGAATGAAGAGATAAATAGAATCTGTGAGATCACAAGCAAAATCCCGCTCAGCATTGTACAGCTTCACGGGGATGAAACACCAGAAGAAGCACAGGAAATAAAACAACAAACAGAGGCTATCGTATGGAAAGTGTTTCATCACGAACCCCATCTACTCGCTACACTTGAAAAAATGACGAACTACGCTCCTGTTGTAGATGGGTTTCTCATTGACGCTAAGGTAAAAGGAATAAGAGGCGGTTCTGGAACTGCTTTTGCATGGGAGGCGGTGCCAGCATACGTTCAGCATGCAAAGCGTCTTAAGAAGACATGCGCCATTGCAGGCGGGGTGACGCCGGCATCTATCACGAAGCTGCTCGACTATGGTCCAAAAGCCATTGATCTTTCAAGCGGAATAGAAGAAAACGGAAAGAAAAGCAGCGCAAAGATCAAGGCGCTTGAAGAAAGGATGTTCAGTTATGTACGCATATCCAAATGA